The genomic interval GGAATCGCTCCGCCTAAAAAGCCCAGAATACCTGATGATGTCAGACCGGCTAAAAGTCCCAAAAGAACTTCACCGGCATAAATATTACCAAACAAACGAAGTCCCAATGTCAGTGTGTTCGAAAACTCTTCAATGATTTTAATAGGGAAAAACAACCAAAACGGCTTAACAAAGTCTTTCCCGTATTCTTTAACCCCGCGTACTTTAATCCCGTAATAATGAGAAAGTACGATGACCGTTGCCGACAATGTCAGCGTTAGGCCCGGATCGGCTGTCGGTGACTTCCACCATAATTCATCGCCGAATGTTATCAGGGTCATGACACCGAGCAGGTTACTCACTAAAATATACGTAATCAGTGTCAATCCTAGCGGCAGGAAGACTTTACCGGTTTTCCAATCCATCGTGTCACTAATCATCCCTTTGACAAAATCAACGACCCATTCCATGAAATTCTGAATTCCGGATGGCTTCATTTGTAGTTTTCTCGTCGCAAGGACACACAGAACGAACACGATAAGCGTGGAAATGCCCGACATGACAACGACAGATAGGTTGAAATCGAGCCAGGATATCCCAAAAACGTCATGCGCTATTGGTGTTTCATGATCCATTTTCTTCACCCCTTCCAAGCATTGTTTTTCATTCCTACGTAAAACATAAGGCGCTTACCCGCGATACAGCCAGTAGTGACGTTCTATGATGCAACACGCTTTATCCCTTTTGGAATCGAGACATAAAAAAATCTATCACAATGACTAGATAGGATGTCATTAAACCCACTAGGACAGAAATCACATTGAAATATGCGTCAAACCGTAGCGCAATCAGGACAGCTAGTGCCGCTGCTGCCAGCCTGGATATGCTGCCAAGCCCGCCTGCAGATTCATTTTTTTCTGTGGACGCAGCGAATGCATCAATTTTCCGTTGCAGAAGCCATAAGTTGTAAAAACTTACACAACCGCCTAATAAAAGTCCGAGGAATATTTGTTGATATGGTGTGAAACCTGCCCCTAAAACATAAATTGCTAAAAGATAGAACATCCACTTGCGCTGCCTGCTGACCATATTTTCATAGTACGACATGATTTGACTCTTCTCCCGGGGAATTGACATGATAGATTGTTCAAATTGAGCAGCCTGCATCATAAAAAAGGTTCCGGCATAAGTGAGGCAAATCACTGCCTAGACGGAACAACTATCATAAGATATGTAAGGTAGGACGCCCTGAAACCATGAAACCCTTACCATTCCAAAAGCTAGTTTACATTAGCCATACCCTATTGTCAATTAGTATAGGTATGAAAAAAACACTTTATCACCTCAGTTTTTGCTGGTCCTTCATCCTCCATCTGTCGGGGGCGGACGAATTCTCTAATATTTATTATAACGGAAAAATACGTGTGCATATTTGAAAATTGTGTGACAAGTGTATTTTGTCGAATTTTTCAACTTGGCATTTGTCTATTTTAGATTTAAATATTCTAGCAGTTAATCCCGCCTTTTCAAGCGGGATTAACTGCCGGTTATGGCTGAATAGGTATGTGTAATTTGGTTTGATAACTTTCTACTCGGCCGCTTTTTAGTTTTACTCGAATAACGGCGCGATAAGTTCCAGGTTTACCGAGTTCCGAACGTTGGAGTGTGCCTTTGTTCATTCCGGTCGCTGTATCTTCCTTAGTTAGCAATGTCCGTTCATACACGAGCGTTTCCATGCTGTAAAGATCCACCTCAACCCTTTCTGCCGGATCGGTTAAATAAAACTGATAAGTGTACGTATCCTCGGAAAACGGTTTTAATCCTAAATCGAATCCCATTACTTTCGGATTATCCGCCGTCTTGTTCACAAACAAATACGGTAATTTATATTGCTTATTAGCACTATTTAACCTTAGCCATCCTTGGTGGATTCCTTTTTCAAGCATTTTACTATTGATGCTCAGCTCAATCGGCAACCGTTTAGATTCCCCCGGTAATAAGGTGACTGACTTCGGAAGGCGCCAATTCACTCCATGTTTGTTCTTAGGTAATTGAAACGAATAGGTCTGCTTTGATTCGGATGTGTTTTCAATGGTGATTTGCTTTTTGTTTGTCTCATGAAAAGACGTGATCTTTCCAAATGAAAGAAGCGGGTTATCAATGATTGTATTCGTCCTGATTGCTTGTTTCGGCTGAATTTCACCAGCACCCTGAATGATTGGTGCATAGGCTTGTCCATTGGTTTTATTGATTTGTTTTGCCGTTGTTTTTACAGCGCCGGTAAGCTGGGCAATGTCCCAATCCGGATGTGCCTCCATCAATAGCGCCATGACACCGGTAACGTGCGGAGCCGCCATGCTGGTCCCTTGCAAATGCTGATAACCACCCGGGACTGTACTCAAAATGTTCGTACCTGGTGCACTGATTCCAGGCTTTAAATCCCAATTAACGGTGACGGGGCCGCGTGAACTGAACGCAGCAATCTTTTTCTGCGTCTGCATGTAGCTTGTGTCCATGTATAAGCTGTCGGATTCCGCTTGCTTACGTAACCATTCCCCATCCTGTTTGGTGATAGATGCAACGGGGATGGTGATGGGGTCTTTTGCATTCCCGACCATCCCTCTGAACATTCCCGATTTGTTATTGTAAATGAGCACAGCTTTGGCGCCTGCATTCTCAGCCTGTTTAGCCAGATCGGAAAATGGCGTTTTACCTCGCTTGATTAGCGCTATTTTTCCCCGCACATCCCCGCTTTTAAATACTTGTATGCCATAATCCTTTTGCAAATTCCAAGGAACCGAACCTCGCATCAACTCCAGATTTATTTTTTTATCATGGCGTGTTTCCTCTAAATAGGGTTGTGTCTGTGGATAGGCCGCCGCACCGACGGACAGTGCGTTTTTCGCTGTGGCAGGGGAACCAATTGTCCACTTATCCGGACCGCTGTTGCCATTAGCTATGACGACCGGTACCCCAAGCGCCACTGCCCGGTTCACCGCAACACTCGTCGGAAAGTCCGGACCATTAATTGAGTTGCCGAGCGAAAGATTAATCACATCCGCCCCATCCTCCACTGCGCGCTCCAATGCGGCAATAATCTGTATGGATGTACCCATACCGCCTGGACCAAGGCCACGGTAACTATAAATATCTGCATCCGGTGCAACACCTTGAAGTGCACCATTAGCAGCTATGATTCCAGCGACGTGGGACCCATGCTGTGTCGGCATCCCCTCTGACGGAAGTGTTTCCATCGGATCATCATCAAGGTCGACAAGATCATACCCGCCGGCAAAATTCGCAGCCAGATCCGGGTGGTTGTAATCAATGCCCGTATCGATAATCGCGACCTGGACGCCTTTTCCGGTATAATTTGTATTATTCAATTCGGAAGGCAAGACACTATCTTCGGTTATCCCGTCGTCCAGATTAGTCATCGTATCGGCTTCTTGGTCAGTTTGGGTTTTATAAGTTGTCACCTGGTGGACGGCTGTGATGAAATCAAGTGATCCTAATTTAGCAAGTTGCTGCGGCTTGGCTTTTAAGGCTATCCCATTGAATAACTTGTCATAGACCGCAACAATATTGATATATGGATGGTATGTTTCAAGATAGGTCTTGCGTTTTTCCGGATTGCCATCCACCTCAATAATAACCGCTTTTTGTTTGTTATTGTCCGCTTCTGGTGCATCCTTCCATGCGGCAACAGAAACCGGCAGCATAAAGATGACCACGATGAGCAGCAGCAACATTTGCCGCATAGCAGAAGTCCCCTTTTTGATTGAATGTTACTGATTAGCATTTGATTATAAAGGGAAATTCATGCATCATCACATTGTGGAAGGAGTACGATTTGAGGTGCCGCGCGAGTTTCGGGCCGGGCCGCGCGAGTTTTCCTGGTGATTGAAAAGGATCCAGCCGCTGCTGGATCCTTCCTTATTTTTCCTGATTGGACATGTATTTCTCAATTGCGTCAGCGATCCTGCCGGCAGCTTCTCCATCACCATAAGGGTTGGAGGCTTTGGCCATTTTTTCATGAGCAGTTTCATCGCGCAACAATTCATCAGCAAGGTTAAAGATGGTTTCCTCATCGGTTCCGGCCAATTTCAATGTACCTGCGTCAATACCTTCTGGGCGTTCGGTTGTATTGCGCAGGACAAGTACCGGCACGCCTAGTGATGGCGCTTCCTCCTGCACACCACCTGAATCGGTCATGATTAGATGCGATTTGGCGGCAAAATTATGAAAGTCAACCACACCAAGCGGTTCAATCAATTTAATCCGATCGTCATTTCCTAAAATATGGTTGGCCGTCTCTTGGACAACCGGATTCAGATGGACCGGATAAATAACTTGAATATCGTTATGGGTATCAACAAGCCGCTTGATGGCTCGGAACATTTGCTCCATATTACTGCCGAGGTTTTCCCGGCGATGTGCTGTCACAAGAACTAGACGCCGATCACCGACCTCGTCGATAACAGGGCTGGAATAAGTAGTATCAACGGTCGTTTTTAACGCATCAATAGCTGTATTTCCGGTAACTACGATGCTATCGGCGGATTTGTTTTCATGCAGCAAATTCTGTTGGGCTTTTGGTGTCGGGGCAAAATGTAAATCGGCCATGACACCTGTCAGTTGGCGGTTCATCTCTTCCGGATACGGGGAATATTTATCCCACGTGCGCAAGCCAGCCTCAACATGACCAACTGCTATCTGATTATAATAGGCTGCAAGAGACGCGGCAAACGTGGTTGTCGTGTCACCATGAACGAGTACCATGTCCGGCTCCGTCTCTTTCATGACCGCATCCAGTCCTTCCAGTGCCCTTGTTGTAATCTGAGCTAGCGATTGCTTCTTTTTCATGATGTTCAGGTCAAAGTCTGGCGTGATACCGAAAATGGACAGCACTTGATCAAGCATTTCACGATGCTGAGCAGTTACCGCGACAATCGACTCAAATTTTTCCGGGCGTTTTTTCAGCTCCAGGACAAGCGGAGCCATTTTAATCGCTTCCGGCCTTGTTCCAAAAATGCTCAACACTTTAATCCGTTTGCTCACGCTTCATTCACCCCATCATTATTTTGTGCCATATAGACGGTCGCCGGCATCGCCAAGCCCCGGAATAATATAGCCATGTTCATCTAAACGCTCGTCCAGCGCTGCAAGAAAGATATCAACATCAGGATGCTCGTTCTGAATGACCTCGACGCCTTCTGGTGCCCCAACCAAACACATAAGGCGGATCTGTTTTGCCCCGCGTTTTTTCAAGGACTGGATTGCGTCATTGGCTGATCCACCTGTTGCCAGCATTGGATCAATAACAATCAGCTCACGTTCTTCAATATCCGATGGCAGCTTAATATAATATTCGTGTGGCTGAAAAGTTTCAGGATCGCGATACATACCGACATGACCTACCCGTGCAGCAGGAATCAGCTGTAACATCCCATCAACCATGCCAAGTCCAGCGCGCAGAATCGGAATCAACCCGATTTTCTTACCGGCTAAAATATTCGTTTTTGCTTCTGTCACCGGTGTTTGCGTTGTTGTCTCCTGCAGCGGCAGATTCCTTGTTATTTCAAAAGCCATCAGCATGGCAACCTCGTCCACCAGCTCCCGGAATTCCTTTGTCCCAGTATCTTTATCACGTATGTACGTCAACTTATGCTGAATCAGCGGATGATCCAGTACATGTACTCTTCCCAATTTAACGACACTCCTTCTTATAAATGGCATCTGTAAAATTGTACTGAAAAAAAGTCACACTTGCAAGCGGGGTGCGGGTACATGATTGTCCAAGATATGCGGGCTACTGGCGCAAGGTGCGAGTTTCACCCCCGGCCGCGCGACTTTTTCCATTTTCGCGAGCGTTTCACCCCCGGCCGCGCGACTTCCGCACCGGATCGCACGACAAAAAGGATGCTCCTAGTAGGAACATCCTTTTTGTTTATTTATATAATGGGAATTTGTCGGCCAATGTGTGTACACGAGTTTTTGCTTCCTGCAGCACATTTTCGTCGTCGTGATTTTTCAGGACGGTGGCGATGATGGATGCGACTTCTTTCATTTCCGCCTCTTTAAAGCCACGTGTGGTCACAGCTGCAGTTCCTACGCGAAGGCCACTCGTGACGGATGGGCTTTCCTTATCAAATGGGATCGTATTTTTGTTTGCTGTGATTCCGATATCATCGAGCACGCTTTCGGCAGTTTTTCCTGTCAGGTCGAGTGGGGTGACATCAAGCAAAAGCAAATGGTTGTCTGTTCCGCCTGATACGATCCGTACGCCCTCATCCTTCAGGGCATCACTTAGCGCTTTTGCGTTGCGGATGATTTGTTCGGAATAGCTTTTAAATTCATCGGTCAATGCTTCCTTAAATGATACGGCCTTGGCTGCGATGACATGCATTAACGGCCCGCCCTGCATACGAGGGAATACAGCTTTGTCAATCTTTTTCGCATATTCTTCTTTGCACAGAATCATACCGCCACGAGGGCCGCGCAATGTCTTATGCGTCGTCGTCGTTACAAAATCGGCATATGGAACTGGATTTTGATGAAGTCCGGCCGCGACAAGTCCGGCAATATGCGCCATGTCGACCAGCAGGTAAGCATCGACACTGTCAGCTATTTCCCGGAATTTAGCAAAATCAAGCTCGCGTGCATAGGCGCTGGCACCGACGATGATTAATTTCGGCTGGACTTCTTTTGCTCGTTCGAGAACCGCATCATAATCAAGCTGTTCGGTCTCCTTATCCACACCGTAATCAACAACATTGTACAGTTTCCCGCTGAAATTCACCGGGCTGCCATGTGTCAAATGGCCACCATGACTCAAATTCATGCCAAGAATAGTATCACCCGGCTGCAAAACGGAAAAGTAAACGGCCATGTTTGCTTGTGCTCCGGAATGCGGCTGAACGTTAGCGTGATCGGCACCGAATAATTCTTTCGCCCGGTCGCGTGCCAGGTTCTCCACGACGTCAACATGCTCACACCCGCCGTAGTAGCGTTTCCCTGGGTAGCCTTCTGCGTATTTGTTCGTCAGCACCGACCCCATTGCTTCCATCACTACTTCTGAGACAAAATTTTCTGATGCAATCAATTCTATTTTTTCGTGCTGACGCGTCTTTTCTGCCTGCATTGCTTCAAAAACTTCCATATCTGTCTGCTTTACATGTTCCATATGTATTTCCCCCTCGTATCATATTGTTTAGACCGCATATTCAGCCTATTATTTCTTCACAGCTATATTGGCTCCGTTACCTGTTACTACTGGCGGACGCTTTTTCCAAGCCTTTTGGAAGAAACCAACTGCCCCGTTACTTTGTGCGATATGGCGCTAACGTAGCTCTCCTTGTCTTGCGGCTCCTTGGGTTGCTGTAAACAACTGAAAGCAAAATTAGCCACGTCCTGCTACGACGAACAGAACGTGACGGCTTTCCCTGCAAGTACACTCGCGCTTTTCGCACTGTACTAACCTGCCAGCACTGCACTAATGTAATAGATTACAAGAATGCATCCGCGTACCATCGTCAGTTATTCCGGATAGACCGCACGTTTGCCGCCGATTAGTTTTGGCCTGGTTCGGGCGGTAGTCACCCGTGCATTCCCAACCGTTCGGTGTTTAAGTCGGAGCGGGATGGCTACTGGCCGCAAATGCATGCCTATCATCGTTTCCCCGATATCGATACCATGATCTGCCGTTACGGTTTCGGCAACAACAGGATCTTTCATCGATTTATAAGCGTAAGATGCCATGGAACCGCCTGCTTTTGGAACAGGAACAGCGGTGACTTCTTGGAATTGATGCCGCTTTAGTGTTTCCCGTTCCATGACCAGTGCACGGTTCAGATGTTCGCAGCTTTGGAAAGCGAGATTAATGCCAGTTTCAGTCTGCAGTGATGTCAGCGCTTCATAAATAATCGAAGCAAGTTCTTCGCTGCCGGATGTGCCAATGCGTTCACCAGCAACCTCACTCGTCGAACAGCCGACAACAACGAGGTCACTTGCTCGTAAATGCCCGCTTGCAGCCCACTCATTGACAATCAAATCCACATCCGCTTTGACCTGTTCATGCAAATTCGAAGCATCACACATACAAATCACCCCTGGCTATAAATTTATTCCTAGCGCAGTATCAGCTGTTTTCGTACGCTGCTACTTTGTCCAGACGATTGGTGTGCCGGCCACCGTCGAATGCTGTTTCCAGCCAGACTTTTGCGATTTCACGCGCGAGTCCCGGACCAATCACCCGCTCTCCCATCGCCAATACGTTCGAGTCATTGTGCTGACGGGTTAGTTTGGCACTATACACATCGCTAACGAGTGCGCAGCGGATACCCTTTACTTTGTTTGCGGTAATGGACATGCCAATGCCTGTTCCACAAATGAAAATGCCCCGGTCAAACTCACCGTTTGCTACCCGTTCTGCCGCTGGTAGCGCATAGTCGGGATAGTCAACCGACGTCTCACAGGAGCAACCTGCATCCTCATAAGTAATATCCATTTCGTCCAAAAGCTTTTTCACTTCATTACGGAGCGTCATTCCCGCGTGGTCTGCTGTTATGAGTACATTCATGTGAATACGTCCTTTCTTCCTGTTGTTTTATAGCCACCGTTCTAACACGGCCTACTCCCATTTAGCTATCCAATTTTTCCACCAGTTTATTCACATACGTTTCCAATTCAGTCAGCGTCTGCTCGTAGATGGTTCTCCCGCCGCCAAACGGGTCGGCTATATCATAATCGATCAGGGCCGCTTCCAGTTGACGGATTTTTTCCCATTCGCTTTGTAAATGTTTCTCCAATTCCTGCTCAAGCTGTTTACCGTCAAGATGCCGGAACTCCTGCATCAGGCGCGCTCGTTTCTCCTCATAGTCGGCACGCCGCTGGGTCAGTTCCTTCCACCGATCTTCATCGGCTTGGGAGACATATTCTTTCAGCGTGTAATATTTTTCCTGAAAGTCGGGAAATTCCATGATGAGCGACTGCTTATGCCCTGTCGTCATCGTCAGAACCAGATCCGCCCAACGGAGCAATTCGTCTGTCACCGGCTGTGATGCTGTATTTATGGAAATGCCTTTTTGTTTCAGCACCTCGATTGCCTGGTCATTCGGGCGCTGGCTATGCGCAGCAAAGATACCCGCCGATTGAACCGCGGCAGCAGGCACTTTCTGTTTTAATAACGCTTCTGCCATGGGACTCCGGCATGTATTACCGGTGCAAACAAACAATATATTCATCAGAGTACCTCCGCAAGCTGATAATCCTATATAAACTATACCATAAAATCGGCCGTATTGTCAGAAAAAAATGAGGAAATGTCACCTTTAAACTTTATGAGCGATTTTTCTCACTTCCTGCCTACTTCAAAACTCAACCTCTGTAAAAAATTTAAGCTCCTAGAGTTGACTGTGGCCAACTTGCATCTTGACTTATAACAACTGTTTTAACATCCGATTTAATAAGTAAAAACGCTTGGATAGGTTATGGCTTATCCAAGCGTTTTTTGTTTTGTTTTATTATTTCCTTTCACAATAGCGCGCGTTTTTTTGCACTGTGATTTATTAATACCAGAACGGTATTTAGGAAAACAATTTGAAAAGCAACAGATATTATAATTACACCAGCTCGACAATATTGGTGTTGATATTAATATAGATGCCGATGCTATTGCACGACGATTGGATCCGGAAAATCCAACTGCAAAAAGAGTTGCTGCGGGAAAAGGTTCAATTGAAACAACCCTTGCTGGAAAGAATGCGCTTAAACAAATAGCGAAAGCAAAAGAATATGGTTATGAAGTGACTATGCTTTAATTGCACTCGGGTAATGTTAGTAAAAATATCGAAAGAGTTGCAATGAGGGTTAAGAATGGCGGTCATGTTATTTATTCCGTGAAAGCGCCCGATCGTAAAATTTTTCTAACTACTTTTGTTATTTTTTAAGCTTAATAACTCATAAAGGCAGATACAAAAGAGAAAAATTACGCCTAAAATTATAAAGCTACTTACTTTAGGTAAATCTAAAATAAAGATTATTAAGATAAATATAATAGCAACTATACTCGCTTCTAAATATTCTCTTTTCTTTGAATTTCTTTTGTTGGGCATAATATCACTCCCACACTATGGCTCCAATAAGTGAATACACGCTTATTAAACAACTGCGCCCGATTGTGTAGCAAAGTATATTCCAATCTAAATCTCAGCACCCCCTGAAGATTCCTTCTCTTCGTTACTCAATTGCGCAGAGTATTGCGCAATTTTATTGCTAACAAAAAGGAATGCTAAAAAAATCAAAGCGCTAAATATCCAACCACTTATATTCATATATATAATTACTTTATCGTAGCCGTTTGCTCCATATGATTTGATTAAAGATGCCTTTAATGAATTCAAAAAAAGACCACGAAAAACAAATAATAAATTTACTAATTGAAACCATAAAAATAAGCCTTTTGATTTATATAACTTTCGACTATCTTTGCGAGAGTAACCCTGCAAGTATGCCACATCTACAGCGAAATAAAGTGCCAATGGTTTTTTTATTATTGTTGAGATTAAAAAAATCACTCCGAAACCATAGCCAAGATACACCTGATTCCAAAGCATATTATTTGCAGATGTAGATAATAAATTAACAGCAGTACTAATAAACAACGATGTAATAACGAAAAGCCCAGCTATGTTGAGCTGCTTTTCTTTAATAAAACGATAAACAGTATAGATAAATCCAGGAACGGTTGACAAAAGTATAGCCGTGTAATCGCCAAGTGGCTCTCTTCCATAATTCCATATTAAAAAGGGTATAGCTCCATAACATATCAAATCCAGAATCATAAGTCTTTTATTCATCGGCGTCACCAAGCAATCAAAAAACCCCTTTCTGACATTCAAAGGTCATCTCTACAAAATAATATAAATTCCCTTTTCTATAAAAATAACGGTTATCTTATTCATGATAAGCGCCCTTTAACGGAAGAAAGCAAGATGTTTCATTCTTCACATATTCGAGATTCCTATCCCGACAAAAATTAAACCGAATATTATAGAGCTTAATAATAGTATAATGAAGCAGGTAATAATGATAATAAAGTTTCTAAAAGAACCTAGAACGAGATATCTGACGAAAGAAACCCAACCTGTTAATACAAATAGTAATATAATACATACTTGTAAAAATTGGGGTAAATATAAATTGTAGGAGACAGGGAAAAAAATAAGCCACGCTAAAAATAAGTATTGTCCAGTTAGTGATAAAATTAAAAATTTCAAACCTTATCTCCCCTTATTCCCGAAAAGCGCCTTTTTGTTGAAGAGACAATCAATCCAAAGAGTTTAGCTTATTATATAAGACCCTTTTCTTTCGTTCTATTTTCTTGACCTTTTTAAAAGTAATTAAAGAGAGAATCACTAATAACGTATACATCTCACTGTATTTATCGTTTTTGTAGTCATTTATAATATCCATACAGAACCAACTCCTTTTCAGGAATACTAATTTTATTCAAGGAAAGCGCCCGATTGTTTTATTTTTTGTTTTTGAAATCCTCAGCCTTTTCTGCAGATATATTACGGCAAAGGCAATGGCAAGGATGTACAATACTCCATCTATAATTCTAACAGTTACCGTGTATTCAAAGAATGTACTAGCCAAGAATCGCAGTACCCCAATAGCAACTAAGTCAATTATCATTATCCATTTATAGAACTTGTAACTAATAATAATCCCTCCAACTTCCACAAAATGGCCCAATTCAGGCACAGTGCTTATTCAACAACTGCGCCCTATTCTGGAACAATGCCTTTTCAACAACCGCATCCTATAGTACGCTCAGAGCTTTTGATAATCGTCCATCTTAACCCTTATTACCATTTTTTGTACTTTTGATGGACCGTATAACCATCCAAGTGACGAAACCAATCAAAGAGACAAAAATGATAAGTGCAATATTGGCAGTACCTATTATTTCCATTCTATCCCTCCTGTTATTGCTGTCCTATATGTGATTGTTCAACTTTTGCGCCCGTTAATGAAAAAGGCGTTATTACTCCAAAGAATATTTATCCTCTTTTTGATGAACTTGAAAATTTAAATATTGCAACCAATAGGGTAATAATACTTAATGCCCAAAAGACACCTGCAAAACCTATTTGTAGCGAATTCTCTTCAGAAGCCATCGGGTGGTTGTAATCAAGTTGTAAAGTAACAGCATTCATAAAGAAAACGAACGCAATTGATAACAGTATTAAATGCACCAAAATTAACAAATAAGCTATGCTGTTCCTTTTATTTTTAACCCATAACGCGATAGTGGATATCGAAAATACTAAAACGATAAAAACAAAACCAATTATCAATAAATTTGGAACCTCTTGCTCTAAAGGCACAATTATCCCCCTAACCTTTTACCTTAAAATTATAACTACTTTAACAACGCGCAATGAAGTTGTTCAACATAATGGCCCATTTCATTAAGGGCGCCAATACTTATTCCCTATTAGCGCCCGATTGCTTTATAATGCGCTTCTTTCGCGATACAAGCGCAACGTAAGTGCATTTAACAAAATGGTAACTATGACAAGTACCGT from Lentibacillus cibarius carries:
- the atpB gene encoding F0F1 ATP synthase subunit A yields the protein MDHETPIAHDVFGISWLDFNLSVVVMSGISTLIVFVLCVLATRKLQMKPSGIQNFMEWVVDFVKGMISDTMDWKTGKVFLPLGLTLITYILVSNLLGVMTLITFGDELWWKSPTADPGLTLTLSATVIVLSHYYGIKVRGVKEYGKDFVKPFWLFFPIKIIEEFSNTLTLGLRLFGNIYAGEVLLGLLAGLTSSGILGFLGGAIPMMAWQGFSLFIGAIQAFIFTMLTMVYISHKVSSDH
- a CDS encoding ATP synthase subunit I, whose product is MSYYENMVSRQRKWMFYLLAIYVLGAGFTPYQQIFLGLLLGGCVSFYNLWLLQRKIDAFAASTEKNESAGGLGSISRLAAAALAVLIALRFDAYFNVISVLVGLMTSYLVIVIDFFMSRFQKG
- a CDS encoding S8 family serine peptidase; protein product: MRQMLLLLIVVIFMLPVSVAAWKDAPEADNNKQKAVIIEVDGNPEKRKTYLETYHPYINIVAVYDKLFNGIALKAKPQQLAKLGSLDFITAVHQVTTYKTQTDQEADTMTNLDDGITEDSVLPSELNNTNYTGKGVQVAIIDTGIDYNHPDLAANFAGGYDLVDLDDDPMETLPSEGMPTQHGSHVAGIIAANGALQGVAPDADIYSYRGLGPGGMGTSIQIIAALERAVEDGADVINLSLGNSINGPDFPTSVAVNRAVALGVPVVIANGNSGPDKWTIGSPATAKNALSVGAAAYPQTQPYLEETRHDKKINLELMRGSVPWNLQKDYGIQVFKSGDVRGKIALIKRGKTPFSDLAKQAENAGAKAVLIYNNKSGMFRGMVGNAKDPITIPVASITKQDGEWLRKQAESDSLYMDTSYMQTQKKIAAFSSRGPVTVNWDLKPGISAPGTNILSTVPGGYQHLQGTSMAAPHVTGVMALLMEAHPDWDIAQLTGAVKTTAKQINKTNGQAYAPIIQGAGEIQPKQAIRTNTIIDNPLLSFGKITSFHETNKKQITIENTSESKQTYSFQLPKNKHGVNWRLPKSVTLLPGESKRLPIELSINSKMLEKGIHQGWLRLNSANKQYKLPYLFVNKTADNPKVMGFDLGLKPFSEDTYTYQFYLTDPAERVEVDLYSMETLVYERTLLTKEDTATGMNKGTLQRSELGKPGTYRAVIRVKLKSGRVESYQTKLHIPIQP
- the wecB gene encoding non-hydrolyzing UDP-N-acetylglucosamine 2-epimerase, with the protein product MSKRIKVLSIFGTRPEAIKMAPLVLELKKRPEKFESIVAVTAQHREMLDQVLSIFGITPDFDLNIMKKKQSLAQITTRALEGLDAVMKETEPDMVLVHGDTTTTFAASLAAYYNQIAVGHVEAGLRTWDKYSPYPEEMNRQLTGVMADLHFAPTPKAQQNLLHENKSADSIVVTGNTAIDALKTTVDTTYSSPVIDEVGDRRLVLVTAHRRENLGSNMEQMFRAIKRLVDTHNDIQVIYPVHLNPVVQETANHILGNDDRIKLIEPLGVVDFHNFAAKSHLIMTDSGGVQEEAPSLGVPVLVLRNTTERPEGIDAGTLKLAGTDEETIFNLADELLRDETAHEKMAKASNPYGDGEAAGRIADAIEKYMSNQEK
- the upp gene encoding uracil phosphoribosyltransferase, whose protein sequence is MGRVHVLDHPLIQHKLTYIRDKDTGTKEFRELVDEVAMLMAFEITRNLPLQETTTQTPVTEAKTNILAGKKIGLIPILRAGLGMVDGMLQLIPAARVGHVGMYRDPETFQPHEYYIKLPSDIEERELIVIDPMLATGGSANDAIQSLKKRGAKQIRLMCLVGAPEGVEVIQNEHPDVDIFLAALDERLDEHGYIIPGLGDAGDRLYGTK
- the glyA gene encoding serine hydroxymethyltransferase; its protein translation is MEHVKQTDMEVFEAMQAEKTRQHEKIELIASENFVSEVVMEAMGSVLTNKYAEGYPGKRYYGGCEHVDVVENLARDRAKELFGADHANVQPHSGAQANMAVYFSVLQPGDTILGMNLSHGGHLTHGSPVNFSGKLYNVVDYGVDKETEQLDYDAVLERAKEVQPKLIIVGASAYARELDFAKFREIADSVDAYLLVDMAHIAGLVAAGLHQNPVPYADFVTTTTHKTLRGPRGGMILCKEEYAKKIDKAVFPRMQGGPLMHVIAAKAVSFKEALTDEFKSYSEQIIRNAKALSDALKDEGVRIVSGGTDNHLLLLDVTPLDLTGKTAESVLDDIGITANKNTIPFDKESPSVTSGLRVGTAAVTTRGFKEAEMKEVASIIATVLKNHDDENVLQEAKTRVHTLADKFPLYK
- a CDS encoding TIGR01440 family protein, with the protein product MCDASNLHEQVKADVDLIVNEWAASGHLRASDLVVVGCSTSEVAGERIGTSGSEELASIIYEALTSLQTETGINLAFQSCEHLNRALVMERETLKRHQFQEVTAVPVPKAGGSMASYAYKSMKDPVVAETVTADHGIDIGETMIGMHLRPVAIPLRLKHRTVGNARVTTARTRPKLIGGKRAVYPE
- the rpiB gene encoding ribose 5-phosphate isomerase B, with protein sequence MNVLITADHAGMTLRNEVKKLLDEMDITYEDAGCSCETSVDYPDYALPAAERVANGEFDRGIFICGTGIGMSITANKVKGIRCALVSDVYSAKLTRQHNDSNVLAMGERVIGPGLAREIAKVWLETAFDGGRHTNRLDKVAAYENS
- a CDS encoding low molecular weight protein arginine phosphatase: MNILFVCTGNTCRSPMAEALLKQKVPAAAVQSAGIFAAHSQRPNDQAIEVLKQKGISINTASQPVTDELLRWADLVLTMTTGHKQSLIMEFPDFQEKYYTLKEYVSQADEDRWKELTQRRADYEEKRARLMQEFRHLDGKQLEQELEKHLQSEWEKIRQLEAALIDYDIADPFGGGRTIYEQTLTELETYVNKLVEKLDS
- a CDS encoding VC0807 family protein, which codes for MNKRLMILDLICYGAIPFLIWNYGREPLGDYTAILLSTVPGFIYTVYRFIKEKQLNIAGLFVITSLFISTAVNLLSTSANNMLWNQVYLGYGFGVIFLISTIIKKPLALYFAVDVAYLQGYSRKDSRKLYKSKGLFLWFQLVNLLFVFRGLFLNSLKASLIKSYGANGYDKVIIYMNISGWIFSALIFLAFLFVSNKIAQYSAQLSNEEKESSGGAEI